The DNA sequence CCAGCGCGGGCTTTATACCGACTTCTGGAAGCCCACCGGTACGCCGATACGGGAGAGCAGCAACGGTCACTGGCTGTCCGGCTGGAAGACTGGCGTCTGGCCTGCGGCATTACGGACGGAAAGCCCAGTAAGACGCTGCGCGCGCTGAATGAAGCCCACGAGGAACTCGTCGCCCAGGGCTATCTGCGGGACGTCCGCGTGGCTGGTACCCGCGCGACCACCACACTGACCTACGTCTTTGCCAGCCTCGATGATCCGGATCCGGCCTTGGTGCGCCTGCTTGTTGACAGTGGCGTGGCCGCGCCAGCAGCGAACAAACTCGCCAAGGAGAAGGGCGACCGCGTGGAGGAAGTCGTTCGTTACGTGCAAGCCACCATGCGCGAGAAGCCTGGAAGTGTGCGCAAGCCAGGTGGACTGATCAACGACATGTTGCAGCGGCCCGAGAAGTACGTGCTGAGCGCGCCGCGGCCTGACCATAACCCCGAAGAGGGGCGGGAGAAGAGCCGTGCCCGCATTCAGGCCGCTGAGATCGAGGCCCAGCGGCGAACCGAACTGGAGCGGCTTGAACTGCTGGCGGCTTCATCACAGACCCAGTGGGAACGCACCCGGAGGCCCTTAAAGCTGCTCCTGAGCAAGCAGCTGTCCGCTGCGCAGTGGGACGCGCTGGAACGGGCCTGTCAGACTGGTCAACTTCAGGCCGGCAGCCTGCTGCATGAGCTCAGTGCGGCGCAGGCCCGCCTTGAGCTCCAGGCTTTCGTGGATCGGTTGCGTGACACGTTGCGTTGAACACGCCGGTCAACTGACGCGAACCTATAGCCGGTTGTATGGCGGACGCAGGTGGGCCAAAAGTCTGTCAGACGGTGTTGGGGCGAGGGTTGGCGTCACCATTCAACGTGAAGACGGCCCCCGTATGGCGAGGTGGCGATGGCCGATGCACTTGGAATTCAAAGTTAAA is a window from the Deinococcus aquaedulcis genome containing:
- a CDS encoding replication initiator protein A, with protein sequence MKKDRQQALPKVDERNFARLGVVSIQTRLDDEASRSWSSAFEIAGRSFGVAAEALHGRPRGIDTNVVIGIESLFAARSCPEDNRLHTTAYELRAASFLPLNGKSFHRLRECLDRLWYTNVTVTDGWHLPDGRKLRNVKRMRMINDLSYWDIDGSDQFEATREFVPNATLTIQLGTHMANSIRLGFTQALEHKILTGIEQPPARALYRLLEAHRYADTGEQQRSLAVRLEDWRLACGITDGKPSKTLRALNEAHEELVAQGYLRDVRVAGTRATTTLTYVFASLDDPDPALVRLLVDSGVAAPAANKLAKEKGDRVEEVVRYVQATMREKPGSVRKPGGLINDMLQRPEKYVLSAPRPDHNPEEGREKSRARIQAAEIEAQRRTELERLELLAASSQTQWERTRRPLKLLLSKQLSAAQWDALERACQTGQLQAGSLLHELSAAQARLELQAFVDRLRDTLR